In Bacteroidetes bacterium GWF2_43_63, the genomic stretch GATGTTCAGCTGTACTCGAAAGATATTTTGCGAGCCGAAGCGAAGTGTGTATATTATGTATTTGGTGAAGAAGAAGCAAAAAACAAATTTCTGTATCCGGGAGCCGATGCGTTTTATTGCCAGACCTGATATTCCCAGGGATAGCCATTTTTCCGGACATCCTTTTTTGCAGCTTTTATCAGATTTGCGTAGTATTTATCCGCTTTTTTTATTTTATTCAGTCGTTTTTTGACCTGATCTACATTGACTTTATCTTTAGAAATACCGATATAAAACAAATAGTTTTTTATTTCTTCGTAAAACATATTCAAGTCATTGCACCAGAACGCTTTTTGCAAATAAATATAGTCCGCCCGGGGGTTGAGTTCCAGGATGCTATTAAGGTCACGGATAGCCTCTCTGATTTCACCACGGGCATAATAGATGTTGCTGCGCAGAAAATAGTTCCGTTCCGATCCGGAAATTTTGATCGCTTCACCAACAGACTCAATGGCACTATCGTATCTTTTTTTCTTGTAATAGACCAATGCCTGAGAATAATACAACTTATCACTTTTCGGGTTTGAAGACAATCCGCGCTCGATATCATCCAGTGCTCTTTCGAATTCGTTGATCTTCAGATAAAGATTAGCCCTTTCGTTCAATAGATTTTCATCCGAAGGGTTGCTGCGGATTTCAGAAGAAAGATCATCAATGTCTTTGTAGATGCTTGAGCTGGATTCTTTGACAGGATCGGGCATAGCCATTTGCTGCGCGTGACTGCGACAGAACAGAACAACAAAAAAAACCAGAAGAATGCTGTAGCGTTTCTTCATTGTTGAAAACTTGACTCTTTAGGTTATACCCTTTATTAAATTATTAGAGGTCAATGCACTGCTAAAAGTTTAAAAGTTGAAAACTTTTTCCTAAAGTCTGAACGCACCAATCTATAAGCAAAATACCTATCTTTGCCGTAGATATTCAATTTATGACATCAGACAGGAAAATTCTCATTCTCGATTTCGGGTCCCAATACACACAATTAATTGCCCGCAAAGTACGCGAGCTTAATGTTTTTTGTGAAATCAAACCATGGTCAACTTCATTAATTGATGATCCGGACATTTGTGGTATCATTCTCAGTGGAAGCCCTTTCTCTGTGCGTGATGCCGGTTCGCCGAATCCCGATTTGTCGAAAGTCAGAGGCAAATTGCCTGTTTTGGGTGTTTGCTATGGCGCTCAATATCTTGCATCGGTTTCTGGTGGCGAAGTATATCCCAGCAAAAGTCGTGAATACGGCAGGGCCAATCTGATTTCGGTTGAAGAAAATTCTTTAATGCATGGTATTCTGACAGGCTCTCAAGTCTGGATGTCGCATGGTGACACCATAATGGCGGCTCCGGAAAAATTCAGAATTATCTGCAGCACCAACGATGTGAAAATTGCGGGGTATCAGATCGAAGGCGAAAACACTTTTGGAATCCAATTCCATCCTGAAGTGTATCACAGCACCGATGGTCAGAAATTGTTATCGAATTTTCTTGATATTTGTGAATGCAAGCGTGATTGGACTCCGGAATCATTTGTGCAGACCACCGTGGCCGAGCTCAAGGAAAAAATTGGTGATGAAAGCGTGATAATGGGTTTGTCGGGTGGTGTTGACAGTACTGTTGCAGCCACATTGCTCCATCAGGCAATCGGCGGCCGGCTTCATGGAATATTTATCGATAATGGTCTGTTGCGAAAAGCTGAATTTGAGCAGGTAATTGAAATTTACAACACGCTGGGATTGAATGTTACAGGCGTCAGAGCGGGAGAGCGTTTTCTTGGAAACATGAAAGGCGTTTCAGATCCAGAAACAAAAAGAAAAATCATCGGAAAAACCTTTATTGAGATATTTGAAGAAGAAGCAGCCAAAATAGAGGGCGCGTCATGGCTTGGTCAAGGCACTATCTATCCGGATGTGATTGAGAGTATTTCTGTAAATGGTCCTTCGCAGACCATCAAAAGTCATCATAATGTTGGAGGACTTCCTGACAAAATGAAACTAAAAATTGTCGAACCGTTGCGTCTGCTTTTCAAGGATGAAGTTCGCCGGGTAGGTAAGACGCTGAATATTCCGGACAAAATGTTGTCGCGACATCCTTTTCCGGGACCAGGATTGGGAATTCGGGTACTGGGCGAAGTCACAGCTGAACGCGTTCGTGTTTTGCAGGAAGCTGACGACATTTTTATCTCGAAACTTCATGAGACTGGCTTATATTCCGAAGTCTGGCAGGCATTTGCCGTGCTGCTTCCGGTGAATTCAGTCGGAGTGATGGGCGATGAGCGGACTTACGAAAATGTTCTCGCCATCAGAGCCGTAACTTCGGTTGACGGAATGACTGCTGATTGGGCGCACTTACCCCATGAATTTCTTTCTTCCGTTTCTTCGGAGATTATCAACAAAGTGCGAGGCATCAACAGAGTCGTTTATGACATCAGTTCCAAACCACCAGCCACCATTGAGTGGGAGTAGGTGAGGCTCAATTGGTATAAAGTTTGTAAATTGCGGCCGCTATGCGAAAAGTAAGTATTATTATTTTCCTGATTTTTGCCGGATTCTTGTCGGAACAGGCCTATGCACAGGTACCAGTGACTAAATCCACTGAAATTCAAATCATTGATGGTAAAACATTTTATATTCATGAAGTTCAGAAAGGTCAGACCCTATATTCAATATCAAAGGTCTATCAGTGCACGGTTGATGAAATAAAATCTACCAATCACATTAAAGATAATTCACTTCAGGCCGGATATCTGCTGAAAATTCCGACACAGGATAATAAAATCAGTGAAACAGACATTCTAAACACAAATGCCGGAAATATAGAGAGTGCCGAATACATTATTCAGCGTGGAGAATCGTTGACTGTGATAGCACAGAAACATAATACCACAGTCGAAAATATTCGGAAAATGAATCCGGGAATTGGTGATAATATTTCGATCGGACAAACAATCAGAGTTCCGGTTATTTCAAAGCCAATCCCAGTTGATTCTGCGCTCTACCACACAGTTTCCAAAGGAGAAACCCTATTTGGAATAGCGAAGAAATACCTACTGCGATTGAGCGAAATCAAAGCAATGAATCCGGGTTTGACCGAGACTCTTTCGATTGGACAACAAATTATTGTAGGATATAAAAGCGATGAAGTTGGTTTGATAAAAACAGATTCGACCTGCAATTGCGAGAATCCTAAAAAGCTAAATGAATATAATGTTGCACTGCTGATTCCCTTGTATCTCGACAGGGGCAGTTTTAAAGATTTCAACAAAGACCGGCACGACGAAAACGAGTGGTACCACAATGTGTCCTTTAGTTTTATTCAGTTTTACGAGGGATTAAAATTTGCGCTTGACACTTTGAAATCAAGTGGCATGAATGTAAATCTTCATGTTTTTGATCTGGATGATTCAGATGCAAAACTAAATAAGGTCCTGAATGATCCTGCCATGAGAAATATGCATCTGATTATTGGTCCTTTTCTCGGGAAACACATTGACACCATTAGTAAATTCAGCTACGAGAATAAAATTCCGATGGTCAATTGCTATCTTTCAGGTCAGACTGAGCTGCAAGAGATCAATCCATACTTCTTCAATCCAATTACCAGCGTTGAATTTCAGATGAAAGGCCTCGCCGATTTTTTCAAAGCTGAGCGGTCGGAATCCAATGTAATTATTGCCTACCAGCAAGGCGGATTTGAAGAAAAAGCTGCGTTGATGCTTGATTCATTTCTCAAAGCAAATAGTTATCCCTCCTGGAAACTTGTCAATATTACCGAGTCGGGCCTAAAAGGAGCCACCGGACAATTTGTTGGCGGAAAGCGCGAAAATATTCTTGTTATGCTGGCCAGCGGAGAGCTTTATGTTGAAAACATTATACGTTCGCTGAATGAATACAAGGACAAATATTCAATTTCGCTGTATGGTTTACCGTCGTGGCTAAATTACGAAGTGCTCGACCTTGAATTCCTTGAATTTCAGAACACCCATTTTTTCAGCAGTTCATTTACGGATTTCGAAAACGAGGATGTACGAGATTATGCAGAACGTTTTCAAAAACGCTATAAAGCCGATCCCGAGCGACTTGCATATGCAGGCTATGATCTGGGACTTTATTTCCTGTCGGCACTGAACAATTATGGTCCGGATTTTTACAAATGCATTGACAAGCATAAAGCGCCAATGCTGGCCACTGAGCTGAATTTCAGCTTTTCGCCCGCAGACGGATTTCGCAACACCTATATATCCATCTATAAAATGAAGGATTTCCAGTTGTGGAAAGTAAAGTGATATAAGATTTGAGATTTTAGATCTTAGATTTGAGATATCAGATTTTTGATTTGATTGACGATTTTAATGAATGATGATACGGAAAATCACTTCAAATCACGATAATTATCGCGAGGTATATCAAAAATCTGATCCGCCGCGGCGGACGCAAATCAAAAATAGATTCCCCTGAATTTTTCGAAGAATTCTTTAAACAACACTGGGTTGCATGCGATTATCTCTTTGTTGAAAACATAGCCATCGCTGCCGCTGAAATCTGTAACAACACCGCCAGCTTCCTGCACAATCAGAGCTCCTGCCGCTACATCCCAGGGGTTCAACCCAAATTCGAAAAACCCATCCATACGCCCGGCGGCAGTATAAACCAGATCCACAGCCGCACTGCCGAGTCGTCTTAATCCATGCGTATGCCTGATGGAATACCTTATGAAATCCATGTATTGGTCAATCTTCTCAAAATCATGATAGGGAAACCCAGTTGCCCAGAGCGAATCCTTCATGGCGGCCGTGTTGGTTACCCGAATTGGCTGTCTATTCAGAAAAGCACCTTCACCTTTCACCGCATGAAAGATTTCGTTCAGGTTAGGTTCGTGCACGACGCCAGCATATAACTCACCGTTTCTCATCAAGCCAATACTTACACTATACAGTGGAATTCCGTGAATGTAATTGGTTGTCCCGTCAAGCGGATCAACGATCCAGGTCCATTCGGACCCGGTGGCTTTTTCACCGCTTTCTTCTGCCAGGAACGCGCTGCCAGGGATTATCATACTCAAATCATTAAGTAGCATTTCTTCGGATTGCTTATCGACAAAAGAAACAAAATCGTTAAGACCTTTTGATTCGACATCGCTTTTCTGCAGTTTTTTGACTGAATCCAGCTGAAATGATCCAGCGCGCGATGCGGCCTGAATGATGGATTCGACAAGGGAATTGTTTGGAGACATTAGGGATGTTTGTGCAAAAGTAGGGAAAAGGATGAAATATTTTTTATTTTATGCGAAAATGTGAAAAATAAATCACACTTTTGCATAAAAATGTTTTCCATTTCCGATTTCCTAAACCTCCCGGCAAACTCCAGGAAACAGCTTCTGAAGCAGCTCCAACATGCACATAAAGGTCAAGAAAGTAGTCAAGCGCACAACCAAAAGCCCGATATTTCTTGTCCCTTTTGTCAATCAAAAAAGTTCAGCCACAACGGTCATGGTCCAACAGGTAAATCAAGATACAGATGCAAAAAGTGTCATAAGACATTTTCAGAGACAACCGGAACTCCAATTCACGCAATCAAGCTTCCGGGAAAATTCATTCACTTTTTTCAAGTGATGAGTGATGGGTATCAGACGTTACACAAGATGGCTGAAATAACCGGCGTTACAGTCTCGACGGCCTTTCAATGGCGGCATAAAATCTTAAGTGCGATGAATGCCTCGGTAAAAAAGTATGATGGCATAACAGATTTCAACCCAGGGCTTGTAGCCTTTAGCAGAAAAGGACTTAAAAATCACAAACAGAATATTAAGGAATCTTCATTAAGTGCTAATGTTTTGGCAGTGGCGGATTACAGTGACAATTCGGAATTGACGTTGTTGAGTGTTGGCTCATTGAGGCCAGTTGATTTTCCGGCTGCATTGGACGAAAAGCTTAAAGGTAATGCGATTGTCATTGCGCCCTGGAACAGGCCTGTTTATGAATTTTCCAAAACCAAAAATCTCGGATTTACTTTATTCAAGCCCGAGTTGCCGTTTAACCGCTTTGATGTAAGGCAGGCCGACAAGCTACACAAGGAACTTGATACTTATATCAGAAAAAGTATGAGAGGTGTTTCTACAAAGTATTTGCAGGCTTATTCTATGTGGATTATAAGAATCGCAGGAATAAAAAAATCAAAACAGGATGATTGGACAAGAATATTGCAGAATCAGTCGGCATGGGGGCGTTATGTAAACAGAGAAGAGCTTTTTATGTCATTCATGAAAAGCAGAGCTGATGCTGAATATATCAGAGCTTCAGGCAGAGAATGGAAAAGCGCTGGGAAATACGTTGTCAATTAGATATTTCACTAAGGACGTACTCGTTGTTTTGTGAAACAGATGATAGTTTTACAGGTCGGATTTCATTTTCCTTCATCGCAGTTTCATCCACCGCACATTTAATATAGTTATCAGTAAATCCGAATCTCAGTCCGTTTTTGCGGGTTCCTTCAGCCAGCATAGGGCGTATTGTTCCGAGGTTTTTCCTGAAGAAAATTTGTTGTTTGTCAAGACCAAGCTCAAGCAGTTTTGTTACGCGCTGTCTGATTACGTGCGGATGTACATGGTCAGGATACAGACTGGCTTTGGCCAGTGGACGGTCGCTGTAGGGGAAAACGTGCAGATAGCTTATTTCAAGCGACTTTATAAAATTGTATGTTTGCTCAAATTCTTCATCGGTTTCGCCCGGGAATCCGGTAATAACATCGGCGGCTATGCAGGCATGCGGTATTTGCTTCTTGATTGTTTCGGCACGATCGCGAAAAAGTGCGGTATCATAACGACGGTGCATACGTTTCAGTGTGTCATCGCAGCCACTTTGCAGCGGCAGGTGAAAATGGGGCATAATAATTTTGGATCCGGCGACCAGATAAATGATTTCTGGCGACATCAGCTCCGGTTCGGTACTGCCAAGGCGTATTCTGACATTGGAGCATTGTTCATCGATGGCCTTCAGCAGTCCAAAAAAATTTGCATTGTTATTAAGTCCGAAAGTGCCGATGTTGACGCCTGTTAATATTATTTCGCGAAATCCTTTGGAGACAATCTTTTCAATATCGCTCAGGACGCCGGAAATGGTGTTGCTTGTACTCCTTCCACGTGCATAGGGAACGGTGCAATAGGTGCAGAAGTAGTCACAACCGTCTTGAATCTTGAGAAAACTGCGTGTGCGTTGTTCGAGGCTGTATGCACTTTGAAATGTTTCAGTAGTATCATTTGATACTATGTTATCCGTCAAAAGCTCAACCAGATTCATTTTTTGCGAATGATTAACAATTAAATGTTTCCGATCGGCAAGGATTTCCATTAATGGCTTCGCATTAACATCGGCCATGCATCCTGTTACTGCCACTGCGGCATTCGGAGCTGATTTCATGAGCTTTGACAAGGTTTGTCTTGTCTTCATTTCAGCAACAGCAGTAACAGCGCAGCTATGCACAATAATCCAATCGGCTTCGGCTGATTGTTTTGTCTGTTGAAATCCGGCATCAGTAAAAGCCTTTACCAGCGCTGAAGATTCTGCAAAGTTGAGTTTGCAGCCCAGTGTGGTAATGTAAAAACAGAGAGGTGGGTGTCCGGACATGTCTGTTATTGGTATTTGAAAAGAATGATTAGTTTTGCAAAATTAACCAATTTAGTCTTGTTATGAATAAACTTGCAGTAGTAGCTTTTGGCGGCAACGCATTGCTCCGGGGAGATCAGAAGGGAACCTATGCCGAACAGGTTGCCAATGTAACAGCCACTTGCGAAAACCTTGTGGATCTTATTAAGCAGGGATTTGATATTGTTATTGGTCACGGAAACGGACCTCAGGTAGGGAATGTGCTTTTGCAGCACGATGGCGGTGAGGAAAAACATGGAATTATTGCCCAGCCTATGCATTTCTGTGTAAGCGAAACACAGGGTTCCATTGCTTATCTGATTGAACAGCAATTACAGAATGTGTTGAGAAAACATGGTCTGAAGAAAAATATTCTCTCATTGGTTACACGCGTTGTTGTTGATAAAAACGACACCGCTTTTCAGAATCCGACCAAGCCGGTAGGGCCATATTACACAAAAGAACAGGCCGATAAACATGGCGTAGAATACGGCTGGGTTTTTCAGGAAGATCCGCGTGGCCGTGGATACCGCAGGGTTGTAGCTTCTCCAAAACCGGTTGACATTGTCAATTGGGAAATTGTTGAACGTCTCGCCCGTGAAGGCAACATCGTTATCACCGTTGGTGGGGGTGGCATTCCGGTGATTGAAGACGAAAACGGCGATATGCATGGAATTGATGCAGTTATTGACAAAGATCTTGCATCTGCAACATTGGCGTGTAAAATCAAAGCCAACGATTTTTACATTCTTACAGATGTTTCGAATGTGTATATCAATTTCCACAAGCCAGGTGAGCAGAAACTGGAGACCATTTCGGTTCCGGATATCGAAAAGCATCTGACCGACGGACATTTCACCGAAGGCAGCATGGCACCTAAGGTACGTGCCTGTATTATGTTCGTGAAAAATGGTGGTAAAGAAGCGATCATTACCGAAGCTACACAATTGAAAAATTCAGCAGCCGGAACCAAAATAATTGCTTAATTTAGCGGCAAATTAAAAAATCAAACGTATGAACTGCACTAAATGCAATGCTGAATTAAAACCTGGAGCCCGTTTCTGTCATGTATGCGGATTTGACATGCAATCAGCTCCTGCAGTAACTCCCGTAAACCCAACTCAAACACAAAATACTATGGAACAAAACACAAACCCAACACCTCCACAGCCTACTGCTCAATCTCCGTTTGTTAGTAGGATTATTGGAATTTTGACAAAGCCTAAATCAGAATGGTCATTAATTGAAAAAGAAACTCCAAATCAAACGAAATTATTCACCGAGTATGTTCTCCTTCTAGCCCTAATTCCTGCAGTTGCAGCATTTATTGGTTATGGTTTGATTGGGATTAATTATGGATGGATTAAGGTTAGTGGCGTTAGTTGGGGATTAGGAATGGCTATCAATTCTTACTTAACCTCAATTATTAGTGTTTTTGTTACATCTTTTGTAATTAATGCACTTGCACCAAGCTTTGGTGTCCAGAAAAATTCAGGAAGAGCCTTTCAACTTGTTGTTTTTTCAATGATTCCAATGTGGGTTGGTGGTATTTTCATGGTATTACCAACTCTTGCTATTATTAGCTCCCTCATTGGCATATATTCTTTGTATCATTTATACATTGGCCTTGATTTCACAATGAAACCAACTACTGAGAAAAAAGTTGGGTATTTTGTTGTTTCTTTACTTGTTCTGATTGTTGTTTACATAATTATCGGATACATTTTGGGAATTACAATTGGTAGAATTTTTGAGCCAGATGAATTGAGAGGTCTTCGCGAATTAAATAGGATGTTTAACTAGAGTCAAAGCACTTATTTATGAAAGCCCACGAATACGCATTCTGTCCGGAGTGCGGAAACAAACTGGAGGGGGACGAGTTTTTGTGCCCCTCTTGTGGTTTTAAACTGGCAGAAAGACCGCCGGTAGCACCGCCTCCCGCACCTCCTGTAGCTCCGCCCAAGGTTGAGCAACAGGTTCCGCCCGTGGCTCCGCCACCTGTAACACCGCCACCAGTGATTCAGCAGACTCCATCGGTGCCACCTGTCACAACTCCGCCGCCGGTTAGTCAGCAGACTCCTCCAGTAATGCAAACACCGCCGCCTCCTGTAAATCAACAGGCCTCGCCGGTTATGCCTCCACAGCCCAAACCTCAACCAATAACCTACCAGCCATCTCCGCAGCAGCAATATGTGCCGCCAAAAAAGAAATCAAAAGCATGGCTCGTGATTTTACTTATAGTGCTGGGCGTTATTCTCGTTGGAGGTGGAGTAGGAGCTTTTCTGATTTACAACGGCACGCTTCCGAAAGACAAAGTTTCGTTTTTGCCTGAAAGTGTTCTTGAAATGCTCACTCCGGCCAATAAGAAATCAGACAGCAGCACAACTGTTGTTGCTCCGAAACAGACATTCTATGTCACATATTCCTACGGACTGATTAATAACAAAAAGGTGGTCATCATTTCATCAGTAATGGATCCGGCAAATTCAGCTAAATCCAATGCAGCCGGTGCTGAAACAGCCTTTCTGGAATTCGCCCGCATCAATTATTCCAAGGATTATTTCCATCTGACCAAGAACATGACGACCAAAACTTTCAACGATCGCAAAAAAGCGCTCGATGAAAGAGATAACATCAAAAAGGACTTTGAAAAGAAAGGCTATGAACTTCGCCTGATGGAAGTTCAATACTCTGTAAATTAATACCGAATTATGGCATTTAATCTGAAAAACAGAAATTTTCTCAAACTGCTGGATTTCACTCCACAGGAAATTAAATTTTTACTCCAGCTCTCAGCAGACCTCAAGAAGGCAAAATACGCCGGAACCGAAGTCCAGAGACTGAAAGGCAAGAACATCGTTCTTCTTTTTGAAAAAGACAGCACACGTACCCGTTGTGCTTTCGAAGTGGCAGCCCTCGATCAGGGTGCTCACG encodes the following:
- a CDS encoding carbamate kinase, whose product is MNKLAVVAFGGNALLRGDQKGTYAEQVANVTATCENLVDLIKQGFDIVIGHGNGPQVGNVLLQHDGGEEKHGIIAQPMHFCVSETQGSIAYLIEQQLQNVLRKHGLKKNILSLVTRVVVDKNDTAFQNPTKPVGPYYTKEQADKHGVEYGWVFQEDPRGRGYRRVVASPKPVDIVNWEIVERLAREGNIVITVGGGGIPVIEDENGDMHGIDAVIDKDLASATLACKIKANDFYILTDVSNVYINFHKPGEQKLETISVPDIEKHLTDGHFTEGSMAPKVRACIMFVKNGGKEAIITEATQLKNSAAGTKIIA
- a CDS encoding tRNA (N(6)-L-threonylcarbamoyladenosine(37)-C(2))-methylthiotransferase MtaB — encoded protein: MSGHPPLCFYITTLGCKLNFAESSALVKAFTDAGFQQTKQSAEADWIIVHSCAVTAVAEMKTRQTLSKLMKSAPNAAVAVTGCMADVNAKPLMEILADRKHLIVNHSQKMNLVELLTDNIVSNDTTETFQSAYSLEQRTRSFLKIQDGCDYFCTYCTVPYARGRSTSNTISGVLSDIEKIVSKGFREIILTGVNIGTFGLNNNANFFGLLKAIDEQCSNVRIRLGSTEPELMSPEIIYLVAGSKIIMPHFHLPLQSGCDDTLKRMHRRYDTALFRDRAETIKKQIPHACIAADVITGFPGETDEEFEQTYNFIKSLEISYLHVFPYSDRPLAKASLYPDHVHPHVIRQRVTKLLELGLDKQQIFFRKNLGTIRPMLAEGTRKNGLRFGFTDNYIKCAVDETAMKENEIRPVKLSSVSQNNEYVLSEISN
- a CDS encoding glutamine-hydrolyzing GMP synthase; protein product: MTSDRKILILDFGSQYTQLIARKVRELNVFCEIKPWSTSLIDDPDICGIILSGSPFSVRDAGSPNPDLSKVRGKLPVLGVCYGAQYLASVSGGEVYPSKSREYGRANLISVEENSLMHGILTGSQVWMSHGDTIMAAPEKFRIICSTNDVKIAGYQIEGENTFGIQFHPEVYHSTDGQKLLSNFLDICECKRDWTPESFVQTTVAELKEKIGDESVIMGLSGGVDSTVAATLLHQAIGGRLHGIFIDNGLLRKAEFEQVIEIYNTLGLNVTGVRAGERFLGNMKGVSDPETKRKIIGKTFIEIFEEEAAKIEGASWLGQGTIYPDVIESISVNGPSQTIKSHHNVGGLPDKMKLKIVEPLRLLFKDEVRRVGKTLNIPDKMLSRHPFPGPGLGIRVLGEVTAERVRVLQEADDIFISKLHETGLYSEVWQAFAVLLPVNSVGVMGDERTYENVLAIRAVTSVDGMTADWAHLPHEFLSSVSSEIINKVRGINRVVYDISSKPPATIEWE